One part of the Amphiprion ocellaris isolate individual 3 ecotype Okinawa chromosome 24, ASM2253959v1, whole genome shotgun sequence genome encodes these proteins:
- the raph1b gene encoding ras-associated and pleckstrin homology domains-containing protein 1b isoform X2 has product MEQVSDDELDHGAEEDSDKEDQDLDKMFGAWLGELDKLTQSLDDGRPQKTLQKPPLRQETNMANFSYRFSMYNINEALNQGDTVDLDALMADLCSIEQELNTISKPNSTSRSQNKGHQRAPGGRSASTKHTGTSGGGSSGGSTSSSTRASPANTVRGGSVNARPAASNISLDDITSQLEKASLSMDEAARQTSSSSSSSSSSFSSTTLRRPSSGSSGGGQHRRTGSVGAVSEQEAPSQRSSVNSACASASSMDSLDTDKVLTGGEVEGRSSPSAQGQNQTSTEHVTLRRANGKPARRQLDFTSRDGEVDRATHSYLDRETSLILKSIAGKPSHLLTKEEQAAKLKAEKIRVALEKIKEAQVKKLVIRVHMSDESSKTMMVDERQTVRQVLDSLLDKSHCGYSPDWSLVETITELQMERIFEDHENLVENLLNWTRDSHNKLMFIERIEKYALFKNPQNYLLGRKETSEMADRNKEALLEECFCGGSVSVPEIEGVLWLKEDGKKSWKKRYFLLRASGIYYVPKGKAKASRDLVCFLQLDHVNVYYGQDYRSKYKAPTDYCLALKHPQIQKKSQYIKYLCCDDVRTLHQWVNGIRIAKYGKQLYVNYQEAMKRTEAAYDWSSLSTSSIRSGSSSASIPESQSNHSGHSDSGVDTGSSHGRSQSVVSSIFSEAWKRGTQIEENTKMRMEASRGATLPHGSHSHRHHSQHSADHPALTPPPQVQQQHPPPPQHPPVQPQTPTPPPQTPAPPQQQHLPPQPQSPQQAFLPPPPPPAPQGPPQPPQSPQQQQPPPISSYNHMPPPQQQPPAPTPPPPPPPPPPPPPPPPPVQMVSHHSPAPTMYKFSTITRLQNQKAFPGSNHKLPGHLHAIGQQVLPPTPAPPPAPVVKPNVNHIAARTNVPPPPPPPPPPSMPTPGSAMAVLRLGPPSPAAPPAFIPPPPAPPPAPQTNGVAFPPPPPPPPPPPAPAPMSQHVCSNGLKQALKERFPSPPRDLLSPNGGLEDSPPPAPAPPPPPPPPPPPPPPPPPPQQFPIPAQFPPPPAPPPAPPKTFTPGFVPHAASKPMSPVSPFPPAPPPAVLTGPTPPPPPPPPPATLKKQFSLQAAGYTSSHPPPTLPKQHSLSKPASASTGPPQTMSLVKQLASQFPGASSQVANHTESPKAPLSPPAVKTKPKWQPGGGQQLQSPEFPPPPPDNNTGFPAPPPPPPPPPPPPAPVTGPTPPPPPLPPGNLGSPLRKSPSGSSSFGGKKPPPTPQRNSSIKSNSSASYEESRRNLLSKFAPHGNTPTSSSCPTSSSSGSPSKDSSNGPPAPPKPGKLNLANLPLALQAKVGQTKQSSGDFPSPPPECAYFPPPPPASDLFPPPPPPGSDAHSGGPPRVAVVNPQPQAPPPPPPVSLVSNSTWGKSSLKKTPPPTLGRRSNTTPEPPPLSPPPTSPKGSSGQPNFLEDLNRTLKRKSVGRQGSVNSAGLSGKLDPAATMDDMALPPPPPELLLDQGKQTNGGNGGYMSGNISGYATLRRGPPPAPPKRGDTTKLTGEC; this is encoded by the exons atggaGCAGGTATCAGATGATGAGCTGGACCATGGAGCAGAGGAGGACAGTGACAAGGAGGACCAGGACTTGGACAAGATGTTTGGAGCCTGGCTGGGAGAGCTGGACAAACTCACACAG AGTCTGGATGACGGCAGGCCgcagaaaacactgcagaagCCTCCTCTCAGGCAAGAGACCAACATGGCCAACTTCTCCTACCGCTTCTCAATGTACAACATAAACG AGGCGCTGAACCAGGGAGACACTGTGGATCTGGACGCCCTGATGGCCGACCTGTGCTCCATTGAGCAGGAGCTCAACACCATTTCCAAACCAAACTCAACTTCTCGCAGCCAGAACAAAGGCCATCAGCGAGCTCCTGGAGGGCGCAGTGCCAGTACCAAGCACACAGGCACCAGTGGAGGGGGCAGCAGTGGAG GAAGTACCAGTAGCAGCACCCGGGCGTCACCAGCCAACACAGTACGAGGCGGCAGCGTCAACGCTCGCCCCGCCGCCTCCAACATCTCCCTGGACGACATCACCTCTCAGCTGGAGAAGGCCTCTCTCAGCATGGACGAAGCCGCACGCCAGACgtcgtcctcttcctcctcgtcctcgtcGTCGTTCTCCTCCACCACGCTCCGGCGGCCCTCGTCCGGGTCATCCGGCGGCGGGCAGCACCGGAGGACGGGTTCGGTGGGAGCAGTCAGCGAGCAGGAAGCTCCGTCCCAGCGGTCCAGTGTAAATTCAGCGTGTGCCTCAGCGTCCAGCATGGACTCCCTGGACACTGATAAAGTGCTGACGGGGGGAGAGGTGGAGGGCCGGAGCAGTCCGAGTGCACAAGGACAAAACCAGACCAGCACCGAG CATGTCACACTGAGACGGGCCAACGGTAAGCCGGCCAGACGGCAGCTTGACTTCACCTCACGAGACGGTGAAGTGGATCGGGCCACT CACTCCTATCTGGACCGAGAAACCTCGCTCATTCTGAAAAGCATAGCTGGAAAGCCTTCTCACCTCCTGACCAAG GAGGAACAAGCCGCCAAGCTGAAGGCAGAGAAGATCAGAGTCGCCCTGGAGAAGATCAAGGAGGCACAGGTCAAAAAG CTGGTGATCAGGGTCCACATGTCAGACGAGAGCTCCAAGACCATGATGGTGGACGAGCGCCAGACGGTCAGGCAGGTGCTGGACAGCCTGCTGGATAAGTCGCACTGTGGCTACAGCCCTGACTGGTCTCTGGTGGAAACcatcactgagctacagatgg AGCGTATATTTGAGGATCATGAGAACTTGGTGGAAAACCTACTAAACTGGACCCGTGACAGCCACAACAAGCTCATGTTCATCGAGCGCATCGAGAAATACGCTCTTTTCAAGAACCCTCAG AACTATTTGCTGGGGCGGAAGGAGACGTCAGAAATGGCTGACAGGAATAAAGAGGCTTTATTAGAG GAATGTTTCTGCGGAGGCTCGGTGTCCGTGCCGGAGATCGAAGGTGTCCTGTGGCTCAAAGAGGACGGGAAGAAGTCGTGGAAGAAGCGCTACTTCCTCCTCCGGGCTTCGGGGATTTATTATGTCCCCAAAGGCAAAGCCAAG GCATCCAGAGATCTTGTATGCTTCCTGCAGCTGGACCATGTTAACGTGTATTACGGCCAGGACTACCGCAGCAAATACAAGGCTCCTACTGACTACTGCCTGGCTCTGAAG CATCCACAAATCCAGAAGAAGTCCCAGTACATCAAGTATCTGTGCTGCGATGATGTCAGGACCCTGCACCAGTGGGTGAACGGAATCCGCATAGCCAAG taCGGAAAGCAGCTGTATGTGAACTACCAGGAAGCCATGAAGAGGACAGAGGCGGCTTACGATTGGTcgtctctctccacctccagcaTCCGATCTGGCTCCAGCTCTGCCAGCATACCTG aGTCCCAGTCGAACCATTCAGGCCATTCAGACAGCGGGGTGGACACGGGCTCCTCTCATGGCCGGTCCCAGAGTGTGGTGAGCTCCATTTTCTCTGAAGCCTGGAAGAGAGGAACTCAGATCGAGGAAAACACCAAG ATGAGAATGGAGGCGTCCAGAGGGGCCACACTGCCTCATGGCTCCCACAGCCACCGGCATCACAGTCAGCATTCAGCCGATCACCCGGCCCTGACGCCTCCTCCACAGGTGCAGCAGCAACACCCACCACCACCTCAACACCCACCGGTGCAACCCCAGACCCCAACTCCCCCACCCCAGACTCCAGCtccaccacagcagcagcacctgcCCCCCCagcctcagtctcctcagcaggcaTTCCTGCCACCGCCGCCCCCTCCGGCTCCTCAGGGGCCCCCGCAGCCTCCTCAgtctccacagcagcagcagccaccgCCCATCAGCAGCTACAACCACATGCCCCCACCTCAACAGCAGCCGCCAGCTCCcacaccccctcctcctccaccaccaccaccgcctccccctcctcccccacctccGGTCCAAATGGTGTCGCACCACTCGCCGGCCCCCACCATGTACAAGTTCAGCACCATCACCAGGCTGCAGAACCAGAAGGCCTTCCCAGGGTCCAACCACAAGCTACCCGGTCACCTCCACGCAATAGGTCAGCAAGTTCTGCCCCCGACTCCAGCTCCGCCCCCAGCACCGGTCGTCAAACCTAATGTCAATCACATTGCTGCAAGGACTAACGTcccgcctccccctcctcctccccctcctccatcCATGCCAACCCCTGGCTCAGCGATGGCCGTGTTGAGGCTGGGCCCTCCCAGCCCAGCTGCTCCGCCTGCCTTCATCCCTCCACCGCCAGCTCCTCCCCCTGCTCCACAGACCAACGGGGTAGcttttcctccccctcctcctcccccaccaccccccCCTGCACCGGCCCCCATGAGTCAGCACGTCTGCTCCAATGGGCTGAAGCAGGCGCTGAAGGAGCGCTTCCCCAGCCCACCACGGGACCTCCTGTCTCCAAACGGAGGCCTCGAGGATTCCCCGCCGCCTGCCCCGGCTCCACCccccccaccacctccaccaccacctccaccaccacctcctcctcctccccagcaGTTCCCAATACCAGCCCAGTTCCCACCTCCTCCtgcaccaccaccagcacctcCCAAAACCTTCACCCCAGGGTTTGTCCCCCATGCTGCCTCCAAGCCCATGTCACCAGTTTCTCCTTTCCCTCCTGCGCCTCCTCCTGCTGTTCTAACAGGCCcaactccaccaccaccaccccctcctccacctgcaACCCTCAAGAAGCAGTTCAGCCTCCAGGCAGCAGGCTACACCTCCAGTCACCCCCCTCCAACTCTCCCCAAGCAGCACAGCCTGTCTAAGCCAGCCTCCGCTTCCACAGGACCCCCTCAAACCATGTCTTTGGTGAAGCAACTAGCAAGCCAGTTTCCTGGAGCTTCATCCCAAGTAGCCAATCACACAGAGAGCCCCAAAGCCCCTCTGTCCCCCCCTGCAgttaaaaccaaaccaaaatggcAGCCTGGAGGCGGCCAGCAGCTGCAGTCGCCAGAGTTCCCTCCTCCGCCTCCAGACAACAACACCGGCTTCcctgcaccaccaccacctcctcctcctccgccaccTCCTCCTGCACCTGTCACAGGCCCaacaccacctcctcctcccctccctcctggAAATCTGGGCTCCCCCTTGAGGAAGTCACCCTCTGGCTCCTCCAGTTTTGGAGGGAAGAAGCCTCCTCCCACCCCACAGAGGAACTCCAGCATCAAGTCCAACTCCTCAGCCTCCTATGAAGAATCCAGGAGAAACTTGCTCAGCAAATTTGCTCCCCATGGCAACACCCCCACTTCCTCCTCATGTCCCACCTCCTCTTCCAGTGGATCCCCTTCCAAGGACTCCTCAAATGGACCCCCTGCTCCTCCAAAACCGGGCAAGCTCAACCTGGCTAACCTTCCCTTGGCACTTCAGGCCAAAGTGGGTCAGACGAAACAGTCCAGCGGCGACTTTCCTTCCCCACCACCTGAGTGCGCCTActtcccacctcctcctccggcATCTGACCTcttcccccctccaccacctccaggTAGTGACGCCCACAGCGGTGGACCTCCCAGGGTCGCTGTGGTCAACCCCCAGCCCCAggctccccctcctccaccacctgtCTCCCTCGTCAGCAACTCAACGTGGGGAAAGAGCTCACTGAAGAAGACTCCTCCGCCCACGCTGGGGCGGCGTAGCAACACCACCCCAGAACCTCCTCCACTATCGCCACCTCCCACCTCCCCAAAGGGCAGCTCAGGCCAGCCCAATTTCCTGGAGGACCTCAACCGGACACTGAAGCGAAAGTCAGTCGGTCGCCAGGGTTCCGTTAACTCCGCCGGCCTCTCGGGGAAGTTGGACCCTGCAGCGACTATGGACGATATGGCACTGCCTCCGCCGCCCCCTGAGCTGCTCCTGGACCAAGGGAAGCAAACCAACGGAGGAAACGGTGGCTACATGTCTGGAAACATCTCAGGCTATGCAACGCTACGACGAGGACCCCCACCTGCACCCCCGAAACGAGGGGACACCACCAAACTTACCGGAGAGTGTTGA